A genome region from Cucumis sativus cultivar 9930 chromosome 4, Cucumber_9930_V3, whole genome shotgun sequence includes the following:
- the LOC101221870 gene encoding DExH-box ATP-dependent RNA helicase DExH6 isoform X4 produces the protein MWGKGETCKIVCTQPRRISAVSVSERISYERGENVGSDIGYKIRLESKGGRHSSIVLCTNGILLRVLISEGLGKLTMEASRKSRKNVVSDLTHIIVDEVHERDRYSDFILTILRDLLPSYPHLRLILMSATIDAERFSKYFGGCPIISVPGFTYPVKNFYLEDVLSIVKSSEENHLDDSIVGVSDGEPELTEEDKLDLDESIDMAWLNDEFDPLLELVASGGSSQIFNYQHSVTGLTPLMVLAGKGRVSDVCMLLSFGATCELQAKDGSTALELAERGDQKETAEAIRKHLESSMSNSKEERRLIGAYLAKNSNSVDVRLIEQLLGKICLDSKEGAILVFLPGWDDISKTRERLSINPLFKDASKFLIISLHSMVPSKEQKKVFRRPPPGCRKIILSTNIAETAITIDDVVYVIDSGWMKEKSYDPYSNVSTFQSSWISKASAKQREGRAGRCQPGICYHLYSKFRASSLPDFQVPEIKRMPIEELCLQVKLLDPNCKIEDFLQKTLDPPVFDTIRNAILVLQDIGALSLDEKLTELGKKLGSLPVHPVTSKMLIFAILMNCLGPALTLACASDYKDPFTLPMLPSERKKAAAAKAELASLYGGHSDQLAVVAAFDCWKNVKGRGQEVRFCSKYYISSSTMTMLSGMRRQLEMELVQNGFIPEDVSTCNLNACDPGILHAVLVAGLYPMVGRLLPPQKKGKRAVVETGSGSRVLLHPQSLNFELSLKQTDSHPLIVYDEVTRGDGGTHIRNCTIVGPLPLLMVAKDIAVAPAKESNNRKGGTKNKNKGNGKAGIDETAQEKMDIENKSNQQPEEMIMSSPDNSVTVVVDRWLQFWSKALDIAQLYCLRERLSSAILFKVKHPNGVLPPVLGASMHALACILSYDGLSGISLESVEMLTSMVNATEIGHFAPGRSIGTHKKVSWFHKLHPNYNDFTVPEANGTSILNDPLSQNLLPTPDFRTANPSDPSSPYVRTSPNSVYARSTPQSQREHKPFKLGKLSRDQDAAQQQQQQQQQQQHVQEHNTRKQRKSHKERMAAKQQKPPSGDLSLNGYGLNTYGPYGPRGISLKRPRGNGVG, from the exons GATGAAGTTCATGAAAGGGACCGTTACTCTGACTTCATTCTAACAATTTTGAG AGACTTGCTTCCATCATATCCTCATTTAAGGCTG ATACTCATGAGTGCTACAATTGATGCTGAAcggttttcaaaatattttggagGCTGTCCAATCATCAGCGTTCCTGGATTCACCTATCCT GTAAAAAATTTCTATCTGGAGGATGTACTTTCTATAGTGAAATCTTCGGAAGAGAACCACCTTGATGATAGTATAGTGGGTGTTTCAGATGGGGAACCTGAGCTAACTGAAGAAGACAAGCTTGATTTGGATGAATCGATTGACATGGCTTGGTTGAATGACGAATTTGATCCCCTTTTGGAATTGGTTGCTTCTGGTGGATcctctcaaattttcaattatcaGCATTCCGTGACTGGGCTAACACCTCTAATGGTTCTTGCTGGAAAGGGTAGAGTTTCCGATGTTTGCATGCTGCTTTCTTTTGGTGCTACGTGTGAATTACAGGCCAAGGATGGCTCAACTGCATTGGAATTGGCTGAACGAGGAGATCAGAAAGAAACTGCTGAAGCAATCAGAAAACATCTGGAAAGTTCCATGTCCAACTCCAAGGAAGAACGTCGGTTGATTGGTGCATATCTTGCAAAAAATTCTAATTCTGTTGATGTTCGTCTTATAGAGCAGTTGTTAGGAAAAATATGTCTTGATTCAAAAGAAGGAGCTATTCTTGTTTTCCTTCCTGGGTGGGATGACATTAGCAAGACTCGAGAAAGATTATCAATCAATCCTCTTTTCAAAGATGCATCAAAATTTCTGATAATCTCTCTTCATTCAATGGTTCCTTCTAAAGAGCAAAAGAAGGTATTCAGACGACCTCCTCCTGGTTGTCGCAAAATTATTCTGTCCACTAATATTGCTGAAACGGCCATTACAATTGATGATGTGGTTTATGTTATAGACAGTGGatggatgaaagaaaaaagttatgatcCTTACAGTAATGTTTCTACTTTTCAATCATCTTGGATATCAAAGGCTAGTGCCAAGCAGCGTGAGGGTCGTGCAGGTCGCTGTCAGCCTGGGATATGCTATCACCTTTATTCAAAGTTCCGTGCATCGTCTCTTCCTGATTTTCAAGTTCCTGAAATTAAGAGAATGCCAATAGAGGAACTCTGTTTGCAG GTGAAATTGCTTGATCCCAATTGTAAAATAGAGGATTTCTTGCAGAAGACTTTGGATCCTCCAGTTTTTGATACTATCCGTAATGCAATCTTAGTCCTTCAGGATATTGGGGCTTTGTCACTAGATGAGAAACTGACTGAGCTGGGGAAGAAATTAGGTTCATTGCCTGTCCATCCAGTAACAAGCAAGATGCTTATCTTCGCCATACTGATGAACTGCCTTGGTCCTGCTCTAACTCTGGCTTGTGCTTCGGACTACAAGGACCCTTTCACTCTTCCAATGTTACCAAGTGAACGAAAGAAAGCTGCTGCTGCTAAAGCTGAGCTTGCTTCTTTGTATGGTGGGCATAGTGATCAACTGGCCGTTGTAGCTGCATTTGATTGCTGGAAAAATGTTAAAGGAAGGGGTCAAGAGGTACGTTTCTGTTCTAAATACTACATCTCTTCGAGCACTATGACTATGTTATCTGGCATGCGGAGACAACTTGAGATGGAACTAGTTCAAAATGGTTTTATACCTGAGGATGTTTCAACTTGCAACTTGAATGCTTGTGACCCTGGCATACTCCACGCTGTCCTTGTAGCTGGTTTATATCCAATGGTGGGAAGATTACTTCCACCCCAGAAAAAGGGAAAGCGGGCTGTAGTTGAAACTGGTTCAGGGAGCAGAGTTCTTTTACACCCACAATCCCTTAACTTTGAACTATCACTCAAGCAAACGGATAGTCATCCTCTAATTGTTTACGATGAGGTAACCCGAGGGGACGGTGGTACACACATTAGAAACTGCACTATTGTTGGGCCTCTCCCATTATTAATGGTTGCAAAGGACATTGCTGTTGCCCCTGCTAAGGAGAGTAATAATCGTAAAGGTGGTAccaaaaataagaataaaggCAATGGTAAAGCTGGTATAGATGAAACTGCTCAAGAGAAAATggatatagaaaataaatcaaatcaacaGCCAGAAGAGATGATTATGTCCTCCCCAGATAACTCAGTAACTGTGGTTGTTGACCGTTGGCTGCAGTTTTGGTCAAAGGCACTTGATATTGCTCAGTTATACTGCTTGAGAGAGCGATTATCTTCAGCAATCTTATTCAAA GTAAAGCATCCAAATGGAGTTCTTCCTCCTGTTCTTGGTGCCTCTATGCATGCCTTGGCTTGCATTTTATCTTATGATGGCTTATCTGGTATTTCATTAGAATCAGTAGAAATGTTGACGTCGATGGTAAATGCGACTGAAATTGGCCATTTTGCACCTGGGAGGTCCATAGGAACACATAAGAAAGTAAGTTGGTTTCATAAATTGCATCCAAATTATAACGATTTTACTGTTCCCGAAGCTAATGGAACATCAATTTTGAATGATCCATTAAGTCAGAATCTTTTACCAACACCTGATTTTAGAACAGCAAACCCAAGTGACCCATCAAGCCCTTATGTTAGGACTTCACCCAATTCAGTCTATGCAAGGTCAACACCACAGTCACAGAGAGAGCATAAGCCTTTCAAGCTGGGAAAACTCTCTCGAGACCAAGATGCTgcgcagcagcagcagcagcagcagcagcagcagcagcacgTTCAAGAGCACAACACACGTAAACAAAGAAAGTCCCACAAGGAGCGCATGGCAGCTAAACAACAGAAGCCTCCATCAGGAGACCTCAGTTTAAATGGGTATGGGTTAAATACATATGGACCATACGGCCCTCGGGGTATCTCTCTAAAGCGGCCTCGTGGTAATGGTGTGGGTTAA